A genomic region of Nakaseomyces glabratus chromosome C, complete sequence contains the following coding sequences:
- the UCC1 gene encoding Ucc1p (CAGL0C01155g~Ortholog(s) have role in SCF-dependent proteasomal ubiquitin-dependent protein catabolic process, cellular response to methylmercury and SCF ubiquitin ligase complex localization), giving the protein MNLPIEITLRIIDQYPCQIRTLNTYYHRLVNDIYYSKCEPYLVRLSYETKNALISYVRSMDSWRKESRKLLATDRLPLGNHEYLNDSWFIIYNILICGIVKPVNYCIASSGSIQLISPLSHKLSLSVAAILPGSYTVYAYFKIRQRTSLRYIPKVCTAIDKNHTLSAPINIHELIYSDYGDEVNGIFLVRLGQHKVSELDTPAIILESYFEDTHLQNKILENKEIEILGYKLCLFKHGSGLLARKVCLSEEMIPFNYWEQIYCLSLMRKRLQNESHRDHISYEYNKEVLSVLRKRLRCGVYGISFTERRPTKDLD; this is encoded by the coding sequence ATGAATCTCCCAATAGAAATTACACTGCGAATTATAGATCAATATCCCTGCCAAATAAGAACTCTTAACACATATTACCATAGGCTAGTCAATGATATTTACTATTCCAAATGTGAGCCCTATCTAGTTCGATTGTCTTATGAAACTAAAAATGCATTAATATCATATGTGAGAAGTATGGATAGCTGGAGGAAGGAGAGTAGAAAGCTTCTAGCCACTGACCGCCTTCCACTTGGCAATCATGAATATCTCAATGACTCTTGGTTCATCATATACAATATCCTGATATGTGGTATTGTAAAGCCAGTCAACTATTGCATTGCTAGTTCGGGATCAATACAATTAATCAGTCCTCTTTCACATAAACTTTCATTGTCTGTGGCCGCAATACTACCCGGGAGTTATACAGTTTATGCCTATTTCAAAATACGGCAAAGAACCTCATTAAGATATATCCCAAAAGTTTGTACTgcaattgataaaaacCATACACTTTCAGCACCTATTAATATTCATGAACTGATATATTCTGATTATGGAGATGAAGTTAATGGCATATTCCTTGTCAGACTAGGCCAGCATAAAGTGAGTGAGCTTGATACACCTGCGATAATACTTGAGTCATATTTCGAAGATACCCATCTTCAGAACAAGATTCTAGAAAACAAGGAGATCGAGATACTAGGATACAAGCTCTGTTTATTCAAGCATGGATCTGGTTTACTAGCAAGGAAAGTATGCTTGTCAGAAGAAATGATCCCTTTTAATTACTGGGAACAAATATACTGCTTATCTTTAATGAGAAAAAGGTTACAAAACGAGTCACATAGAGATCACATATCCTATGAATATAATAAGGAAGTACTTTCTGTATTAAGAAAAAGGCTGCGCTGTGGGGTGTATGGCATTAGTTTTACTGAACGGAGACCTACAAAAGATTTGGATTAG
- the ECM22 gene encoding Ecm22p (CAGL0C01199g~Putative Zn(2)-Cys(6) binuclear cluster transcription factor, involved in transcriptional regulation of ergosterol biosynthesis and uptake) produces the protein MTADIEDTKAKAIGKRSKEIELIEVNGKRVSKTSTGKRKFHKKSKTGCDNCKRRRVKCDEGKPGCKKCSNLNLVCVYSTVVDNKVAKKTTSRKGKSPGANSLENSDDNTRRSVSPQLSQSTPDTKVNTELSGVSDKNSLVQSPVLPNISNTPLSAEALLNGKLGNIALQLQEHANIAASETAYPTTVNNTHGQANSTAKIVQEQRRLLEQLSPSLNLLTPERNSVSSPGATTGTESNLLSQILAGLFGQQQTAAGVSSNTQQQQQQQPLQQLLQHLQPPVMQQNGLQQPSNYRERLPSISMDLNGSPGLQYNTPSTTNNATTNTLLNSILASTLNPISLGKGSTSAVQANSSDGLMGATSTRNEDSIGNALPFSTDAISQLTKLNLNSFPTAGIGGISYDFHELFGIKYNHTNNRAIKVSSAEEALANMQEHREREQASKISEKQKQAAEQETRNSENGVINKQNSIGINASSENSVSASSVSENFLNSTSTAEQQYTNLGNDVSNLINLKDVAPLNGNDNMNMMSPLIKSSLDKSAVPENPGNDLLNTKSPSTFDGISMDMVQNQTTERKNENNNGSIGRNNSSNNISMTPLNTNTTSSGISDFAGKTASPSIPHLIELSSKTSLGLVDLKLFHHYCTEVWPTIIAVGISSPEVWGTYLPDLAFKYPFLMHSMLAFSATHLSRTQPGLDDYVASHRLSALKLLREAVLEISDDNTDALVASSLILIMDSLANASNSNPTAWIFHVKGAVTILTAVWPLPETSKFYNLISVDLSDLGEIVDKDTGTITELVCCDDDIADLYPVDLDSPYLITLAYLDKLYREKNQLDYILRVFAFPALLDRTFLTLLMTGDLGAMRIMRSYYKLLRNYTTEIMDRAWFLEGVSQVLPRDVDDYSGGGGMHMMLDFLGGGLPSMTTTNLSDFM, from the coding sequence ATGACAGCTGACATAGAGGATACTAAAGCCAAAGCTATTGGAAAGCGGAGCAAAGAGATAGAGCTCATTGAAGTCAATGGTAAGCGGGTAAGCAAGACCAGCACTGGGAAGCGGAAGTTCCACAAGAAGTCCAAGACTGGATGCGACAACTGTAAGAGAAGAAGGGTGAAATGTGACGAGGGTAAACCTGGTTGCAAAAAATGTAGCAACCTAAACTTGGTGTGTGTGTACTCTACAGTTGTGGATAATAAAGTGGCGAAAAAGACAACGAGCAGGAAGGGTAAGTCCCCTGGTGCAAATAGCTTAGAAAACTCGGACGATAATACGAGGCGATCGGTTTCACCACAATTGTCACAATCTACTCCCGATACTAAAGTAAATACAGAACTGTCAGGTGTATCAGATAAAAACTCATTGGTCCAGAGTCCAGTGCTCCCAAATATTTCTAATACTCCTTTATCTGCAGAAGCGTTATTGAATGGTAAATTGGGTAATATCGCGTTACAATTACAAGAGCATGCAAACATTGCTGCATCAGAAACAGCATATCCAACGACTGTCAATAATACTCATGGTCAGGCTAACTCCACAGCCAAAATAGTACAGGAGCAACGGAGACTACTAGAACAACTGTCGCCTTCTCTGAATCTGCTTACACCCGAGCGAAATTCGGTTTCATCTCCAGGTGCAACCACAGGAACAGAAAGCAACTTGCTATCTCAGATATTAGCTGGTTTGTTTGGACAACAACAAACTGCTGCTGGTGTATCATCGAATAcacagcagcagcagcagcagcagccgTTACAACAGCTTTTGCAGCACTTACAGCCACCTGTGATGCAACAAAATGGGCTTCAGCAGCCTTCCAATTATAGAGAACGTCTACCATCAATTTCTATGGATTTGAATGGGAGTCCTGGTTTGCAATACAATACACCTTCTACTACAAATAATGCAACTACAAATACATTGCTGAATAGTATACTAGCGTCAACACTGAATCCGATTTCGTTGGGGAAGGGCAGCACTTCTGCTGTGCAAGCAAATAGCTCCGATGGTTTGATGGGAGCAACAAGTACACGAAACGAAGACAGTATCGGCAATGCTTTGCCCTTTTCAACTGACGCTATATCACaattaacaaaattaaatCTCAATTCATTTCCTACAGCTGGTATAGGTGGTATTTCCTATGATTTTCACGAATTATTTggtataaaatataatcatACAAATAACAGAGCTATAAAAGTCAGTTCTGCTGAAGAAGCATTGGCTAATATGCAAGAACATCGAGAAAGGGAGCAAGCCTCAAAAATCAGTGAGAAGCAAAAACAAGCAGCGGAACAAGAAACTAGAAATTCTGAAAATGGAGTTATCAACAAGCAGAACTCGATAGGCATAAATGCAAGTAGCGAAAACTCCGTTTCTGCTTCTAGCGTCTCAGAGAACTTTCTAAATTCGACATCTACTGCTGAACAGCAATATACTAATCTCGGTAATGATGTCTCAAATCTCATCAACCTGAAAGATGTAGCTCCATTAAACGGAAATGACAATATGAATATGATGTCCCCACTCATTAAAAGTTCTTTGGACAAATCTGCAGTTCCAGAAAATCCTGGAAATGATTTATTGAATACCAAAAGTCCATCAACATTTGACGGTATATCTATGGATATGGTTCAGAATCAAACCactgaaagaaagaatgaaaacaataatGGATCGATTGGAAGAAATAATTCCTCtaataatattagtatGACACCGTTAAACACAAATACTACTAGTTCAGGTATTTCAGACTTTGCAGGTAAAACTGCTAGTCCTTCTATCCCACATCTGATTGAATTGTCATCCAAGACAAGTTTGGGATTAGTCGACTTGAAGCTATTTCATCATTACTGTACTGAGGTTTGGCCTACTATAATTGCAGTTGGAATTTCGAGTCCGGAAGTGTGGGGGACTTACTTACCCGATTTAGCTTTCAAATATCCATTTTTGATGCACTCTATGTTGGCCTTCAGTGCTACACATTTGTCAAGAACACAACCGGGACTGGATGATTATGTGGCATCGCATAGATTATCTGCATTAAAGTTATTAAGAGAGGCTGTATTAGAAATTTCAGATGATAACACAGATGCATTGGTGGCCAGTTCTTTAATTCTAATCATGGATTCTTTAGCCAATGCTTCAAATTCAAACCCTACTGCTTGGATTTTCCATGTTAAAGGGGCTGTCACTATATTAACTGCAGTGTGGCCACTGCCTGAGACATCTAAATTTTACAACCTTATTTCAGTTGATTTAAGTGATTTAGGtgaaattgttgataaAGATACTGGCACCATTACTGAGCTGGTCTGTtgtgatgatgatattgcaGATTTATATCCAGTTGACTTAGATTCCCCATATTTAATCACATTGGCTTATTTGGACAAACTTTATAGGGAGAAGAACCAATTAGATTATATCCTTCGTGTTTTCGCATTCCCAGCATTGTTGGATAGAACGTTTTTGACCTTGCTGATGACGGGTGATTTAGGAGCTATGAGAATAATGAGGAGTTACTACAAACTTTTGAGAAATTATACTACCGAAATTATGGATCGTGCTTGGTTTCTTGAAGGTGTTTCTCAAGTGTTGCCTAGAGATGTTGATGATTATagtggtggtggtggaaTGCATATGATGTTGGATTTCTTGGGTGGTGGATTACCGTCTATGACCACGACCAATTTGTCGGATTTTATGTAA
- the BUR2 gene encoding Bur2p (CAGL0C01177g~Ortholog(s) have cyclin-dependent protein serine/threonine kinase regulator activity) translates to MDEQTGTFNPRVLWPDVIRLPQNRWIFTCKEIIDRLGTDVHKTAEMKKLMEKCLMYLYFMKKSLNLFDYTYVEASILFFRYWYYYGLSYNLLDSIHISQAILVTACKTMENNRPIDAYVKSTCEFVTIHKIPVGNAGPRPNMDKLKWEFRDRLVKNEKKLLCQFGFDFNDGVGNARELIEEIFSGFYRFNRDDILPDEFKKTAFPKILQESRMFIVQGMTQPVTLLCDGYKFVVMSLIYCGLEYKRLVDKNFRYPKNFFSRVLLPSLKFNTQELVETFMDYRILEDNFFDLKSNKGSKLHISEEMIRNITDEDNDFCHSNEELFDYEHIREGNVSKEFMEHIQSKVDAMYEKYKTKV, encoded by the coding sequence ATGGATGAACAGACAGGAACCTTTAATCCGCGAGTACTTTGGCCAGATGTAATAAGGTTACCGCAAAATAGATGGATTTTTACCTGCAAAGAGATTATTGATAGACTTGGGACAGATGTGCATAAAACCGCTgaaatgaagaagttgatgGAAAAATGTCTCATGTATCTTTACTTCATGAAGAAATCGTTGAACTTATTTGACTACACATATGTCGAAGCctcaatattattttttagaTATTGGTATTACTATGGACTGTCATATAACTTATTAGACAGTATACATATCTCCCAGGCTATTTTGGTTACAGCTTGTAAAACAATGGAGAATAATAGACCCATCGATGCTTACGTTAAGTCAACGTGTGAGTTTGTAACAATACATAAGATACCAGTTGGAAATGCCGGACCAAGGCCAAACATGGATAAACTGAAGTGGGAGTTCAGAGATAGATTGGTGAAGAATGAGAAGAAACTACTCTGTCAATTTGGGTTTGATTTCAATGATGGTGTTGGAAATGCACGTGAGCtaattgaagaaatatttaGCGGCTTTTATCGATTTAATAGAGATGATATTCTTCCAGatgaattcaaaaaaactGCTTTCCCTAAAATTCTGCAGGAGTCCAGAATGTTTATTGTACAGGGAATGACTCAGCCAGTGACTCTGCTCTGTGATGGCTACAAGTTTGTTGTGATGAGTCTTATATATTGTGGACTAGAATACAAAAGACTTGTAGATAAAAACTTCAGGTAcccaaaaaattttttctctcGAGTTCTTCTCCCTTCACTGAAATTCAATACACAAGAACTTGTGGAAACATTTATGGATTATCGCATTTTGGaagataatttttttgatctaAAGAGTAATAAAGGAAGTAAATTGCATATTTCAGAGGAAATGATAAGGAATATAACGGACGAAGACAACGATTTCTGCCATAGCAATGAAGAATTGTTTGATTATGAACATATTAGAGAAGGTAACGTCAGTAAGGAATTTATGGAACACATTCAATCAAAAGTAGACGCAATGTACGAGAAATACAAAACGAAGGTCTAG